The Actinomycetota bacterium DNA segment AACCTGCATTCCTTTTTTTTCAAAGTATTTCTTTGCGATTTTAGGATATTTGGTAGCAATCCTGACAGTTCCGAAATGCTCATATCTTCTCTTTACATCATCAATGCAGTTTTTCCTGGTTGCAAGTATCATTCTGCATTTGCCGTTTCCGAGGTCAAGAAGCTCAAAAACACTGCATTCATTTTCAAGAAGCACGTCTTTTCCTACAAAACCGATATCACAGGCTCCGTGCTCAACATAAACCGGAACATCCATCGGTCTGGTAATAATATACTTAAAGTTGTCTATTTCAGAATAGAAAAATAATTTTCTGTCATTGTTTTCAAAACATCCCGTATCATAACCGCATTTTTCCAGAAT contains these protein-coding regions:
- a CDS encoding ATP phosphoribosyltransferase, translating into MGETLNIAVPKGYLFQETINILEKCGYDTGCFENNDRKLFFYSEIDNFKYIITRPMDVPVYVEHGACDIGFVGKDVLLENECSVFELLDLGNGKCRMILATRKNCIDDVKRRYEHFGTVRIATKYPKIAKKYFEKKGMQVEIIKLYGSVELAPLLGIADEILDITATGRTLLENDLVEMENVIESTTRLIANEVSYRIKNEIIEDIINKIKKVIK